Proteins from a single region of Procambarus clarkii isolate CNS0578487 chromosome 32, FALCON_Pclarkii_2.0, whole genome shotgun sequence:
- the LOC123759378 gene encoding uncharacterized protein isoform X1, whose protein sequence is MPALNSPVRLLKLSLEALCKNINTMVAKATHLTESTDDVLEVAEEEIQVLAKKQIDELYAGTLSTAVPRNPCRAALNLKRVKTLIQKRGDFSQKLCEYLQHLPAAFLNEVFNKVLANIAKIIVYDEEQIENFIDERWSFAPRVRVAFHFLLKSMLFPYVSTLNISPVTNAFFLVLAEYLMKHDNYKDTVFVKEMEGKKRNIFAGGITANKNSLLNLTTLSLQNLADGELLWLISSYCPNLWHLDISGNLFNLQRYCVIEKSAGGYVTAVDKNGRRNYEEAEFVHSVGNLYGNQRISQTSDKYDGCPGGCKYLKTLLLPDVRWEKLEEDILLDDVQQLLMYAPDMEEVTGVCLFYVLCKINEMEYPPIMLKLKKFDGKTGGHSLIGVSPARLRQVRLPFIMDVNIDLNVFMPPVTLEIFPNMKHLTLTPYDYRSYTCNDILPYMKNLHTLDLELTHELSISNMCDIAENCRSLEYLTLTCLALRMQALDLSEDQINKEQLERISSPPVVRMDVKNKKEYEPCKSLGALKSFPEYAKAIMKIAPAPYEKSNSQIPNFSKLHTLQFFDIRSVDAAALYKCIKGSPKIQTLTFVALKKGDNCNIELDDDFVGRIAPLMRRLRDITISAQDDTRCNIVLDKFTGMAIEHLVKFCSDIQSIGTMSNWNITLDEVRALNYCFMKNNYILRLH, encoded by the coding sequence ATGCCAGCTTTAAATTCACCGGTGCGCTTGCTGAAATTATCATTGGAAGCTCTGTGTAAAAATATAAACACAATGGTTGCTAAAGCTACCCACTTGACAGAATCTACAGATGATGTTTTAGAAGTGGCAGAGGAAGAAATCCAGGTGCTAGCCAAAAAACAAATTGATGAATTATATGCTGGTACTTTATCTACTGCTGTGCCTAGAAATCCCTGTAGGGCAGCCCTTAATCTAAAAAGGGTGAAGACATTAATACAGAAGCGGGGTGACTTTTCACAGAAACTATGCGAGTACCTCCAGCACCTGCCTGCAGCATTTTTAAATGAAGTGTTCAACAAAGTACTGGCTAATATTGCAAAGATCATTGTATATGATGAAGAACAGATAGAAAACTTTATAGATGAAAGATGGTCATTTGCTCCAAGAGTGCGAGTGGCATTTCATTTTCTTTTGAAAAGCATGCTGTTTCCTTACGTTTCAACTTTGAATATTAGTCCTGTCACAAATGCATTCTTTTTGGTCCTTGCTGAGTATCTTATGAAACATGATAATTATAAAGATACtgtatttgttaaagaaatggAGGGAAAGAAAAGGAATATATTTGCAGGGGGAATTACTGCCAATAAAAACAGTTTGTTAAATCTTACTACCTTAAGTTTACAGAATTTGGCTGATGGGGAGTTATTGTGGCTTATTAGCAGTTATTGTCCTAACCTGTGGCATTTAGATATAAGTGGTAATCTTTTTAATTTGCAAAGATATTGTGTAATAGAAAAAAGTGCAGGTGGATATGTAACTGCAGTAGATAAGAATGGAAGGAGAAACTATGAAGAAGCGGAGTTTGTTCATTCAGTAGGTAACTTGTATGGGAATCAACGTATTTCACAAACTTCGGATAAATATGATGGCTGCCCAGGTGGTTGTAAGTACCTCAAAACACTGTTACTTCCAGATGTGAGGTGGGAAAAACTTGAAGAAGATATACTGTTGGATGACGTACAACAACTACTGATGTATGCTCCAGACATGGAGGAGGTTACTGGAGTGTGTCTGTTCTATGTTTTATGCAAAATCAATGAAATGGAGTATCCTCCTATCATGCTGAAACTCAAGAAATTTGATGGTAAAACTGGAGGGCATAGTTTAATTGGTGTTTCTCCCGCACGGTTGAGGCAAGTTCGCTTGCCATTTATAATGGACGTAAATATTGATCTCAATGTTTTCATGCCTCCAGTGACACTTGAAATTTTCCCTAATATGAAACATCTTACTCTAACTCCTTATGATTATCGCAGCTATACATGTAAtgatatattaccatatatgaaaaATCTTCACACTCTTGATTTAGAATTAACACATGAGCTATCAATTTCAAACATGTGTGATATTGCAGAGAATTGTAGATCACTAGAATACTTGACATTAACTTGTCTAGCACTGAGAATGCAAGCCCTGGATCTTAGTGAAGACCAGATTAACAAAGAACAGCTAGAAAGAATTTCATCTCCACCTGTGGTTAGAATGGATGTTAAAAATAAAAAGGAATATGAACCTTGTAAATCACTTGGTGCACTGAAATCATTTCCAGAGTATGCAAAAGCTATAATGAAAATTGCCCCGGCTCCATATGAAAAGAGTAACAGTCAGATACCAAATTTTTCCAAACTTCATACTCTGCAGTTTTTTGACATCCGTAGTGTTGATGCAGCGGCTTTGTACAAATGTATCAAGGGCAGTCCTAAGATTCAAACTCTGACATTTGTGGCACTTAAAAAAGGTGATAATTGTAATATTGAATTAGATGATGATTTTGTTGGAAGAATTGCTCCCTTAATGAGAAGACTAAGAGATATTACAATTTCTGCACAGGATGATACAAGGTGCAATATTGTATTAGATAAATTTACTGGTATGGCCATTGAGCACTTAGTGAAGTTCTGCAGTGACATTCAATCCATTGGTACAATGAGTAATTGGAATATAACTCTTGATGAAGTTAGAGCACTAAACTACTGTTTTATGAAAAATAACTATATACTGAGGTTACATTGA
- the LOC123759378 gene encoding uncharacterized protein isoform X2, which produces MPALNSPVCLLKLSLEALCKNINTMVDKASHLALSTDYVSEMPNEEMQELARQEIYGIHAGILSSANSRKVSKLSLAVNLQRSDALEKKRDDYAEILREYLQHLPAAFLNEMFNQALASITKIIVYDEEQIKYYVDERWSFVPRVRVAVRFLMKSMLFPCVSSVNISPVTNAFFKVIAEYLLKHDNYNDTVFVKEMDAKKWKCFRFSHDIRHNLLNLTSLSLQNLAYGELLWFISTYCPNLWHLDISGNLFNLQRYCVIEKSAGGYVTAVDKNGRRNYEEAEFVHAVRSLYGKQRTEIPNRFIASPKGCKYLKTLLLPDVRWEKLEEDILLDDVQQLLMYAPDMEEVTGVCLFYVLCKINEMEYPPIMLKLKKFNGKTGGHSLIGVSPKRLMHVRLPFVMDVNIDLNVFMPPVTLEIFPNMKHLTLTPYDYRSYTCNDILPYMKNLHTLDLELTHELSISNMCDIAENCRSLEYLTLTCLALRMQALDLSEDQINKEQLERISVPPVVRMDVKNKKEYEPCKSLGALKSFPEYAKAIMKIAPAPYEKSNSQIPNFSKLHTLQFFDIRSVDAAALYKCIKGSPKIQTLTFVALKKGDNCNIELDDDFVGRIAPLMRRLRDITISAQDDTRCNIVLDKFTGMAIEHLVKFCSDIQSIGTMSNWNITLDEVRAFNYCFMKNNYILRLH; this is translated from the coding sequence ATGCCAGCTTTAAATTCACCGGTGTGCTTGCTGAAATTATCATTGGAAGCTCTGTGCAAAAATATAAACACAATGGTTGATAAAGCTTCCCACTTGGCACTCTCTACAGATTACGTTTCAGAAATGCCAAACGAAGAAATGCAGGAGCTAGCCAGACAAGAAATTTATGGAATACATGCTGGTATTTTGTCTTCTGCTAATAGTAGAAAAGTCTCTAAGTTATCATTAGCTGTTAATTTACAAAGGTCAGATGCATTAGAAAAGAAACGTGATGACTACGCCGAGATATTGCGTGAGTACCTCCAGCACCTGCCTGCGGCATTTTTAAATGAGATGTTCAACCAGGCACTTGCTTCAATTACAAAGATCATTGTATATGATGAAGAACAGATTAAATACTACGTAGATGAAAGATGGTCATTTGTTCCAAGAGTGCGAGTAGCAGTTAGATTTCTGATGAAAAGCATGCTGTTTCCTTGTGTTTCATCTGTGAATATTAGTCCTGTCACAAATGCATTCTTTAAGGTCATTGCTGAGTATCTTTTGAAACATGATAATTATAACGATACTGTATTTGTTAAGGAAATGGATGCAAAGAAATGGAAATGTTTTCGATTTTCACATGATATCAGACACAATTTGTTAAATCTTACTAGTTTAAGTTTACAGAATTTGgcttatggagagttattgtggtttATTAGTACATATTGCCCTAACCTGTGGCATTTAGATATAAGTGGTAATCTTTTTAATTTGCAAAGATATTGTGTAATAGAAAAAAGCGCGGGTGGATATGTAACTGCAGTAGATAAGAATGGGAGGAGAAACTATGAAGAAGCGGAGTTTGTTCATGCAGTACGTAGCTTGTATGGGAAACAACGTACAGAAATTCCGAATAGATTTATAGCATCCCCAAAAGGTTGTAAGTACCTCAAAACACTATTACTTCCAGATGTGAGGTGGGAAAAACTTGAAGAAGATATACTGTTGGATGACGTACAACAACTACTGATGTATGCTCCAGACATGGAGGAAGTTACTGGAGTGTGTCTGTTCTATGTTCTATGCAAAATCAATGAAATGGAGTATCCTCCTATCATGCTGAAACTCAAGAAATTTAATGGTAAAACTGGAGGGCATAGTTTAATTGGTGTTTCTCCCAAAAGGTTGATGCATGTTCGCTTGCCATTTGTAATGGACGTAAATATTGATCTCAATGTTTTCATGCCTCCAGTGACACTTGAAATTTTCCCTAATATGAAACATCTTACTCTAACTCCTTATGATTATCGCAGCTACACGTGTAAtgatatattaccatatatgaaaaATCTTCACACTCTTGATTTAGAATTAACACATGAGCTATCAATTTCAAACATGTGTGATATTGCAGAGAATTGTAGATCACTAGAATACTTGACATTAACTTGCCTAGCACTGAGAATGCAAGCCCTGGATCTTAGTGAAGACCAGATTAACAAAGAACAGCTAGAAAGAATTTCAGTTCCACCTGTGGTTAGAATGGACGTTAAAAATAAAAAGGAATATGAACCTTGTAAATCACTTGGTGCACTGAAATCATTTCCAGAGTATGCAAAAGCTATAATGAAAATTGCCCCGGCTCCATATGAAAAGAGTAACAGTCAGATACCAAATTTTTCCAAACTTCATACTCTGCAGTTTTTTGACATCCGTAGTGTTGATGCAGCGGCTTTGTACAAATGTATCAAGGGCAGTCCTAAGATTCAAACTCTGACATTTGTGGCACTTAAAAAAGGTGATAATTGTAATATTGAATTAGATGATGATTTTGTTGGAAGAATTGCTCCCTTAATGAGAAGACTAAGAGATATTACAATTTCTGCACAGGATGATACAAGGTGCAATATTGTATTAGATAAATTTACTGGTATGGCCATTGAGCACTTAGTGAAGTTCTGCAGTGACATTCAATCCATTGGTACAATGAGTAATTGGAATATAACTCTTGATGAAGTTAGAGCATTCAACTACTGTTTTATGAAAAATAACTATATACTGAGGTTACATTAA
- the Acsf2 gene encoding medium-chain acyl-CoA ligase ACSF2, mitochondrial, which translates to MVLRAVSTGLHRLSATPKYLPSLKSCTRQKSSGGGLRLSYVSHPGQWPLMAMSVGQLVERAHDQFGDREAVVSIHQDKRRTFSQIKQEMERLAAGLLAVGLDRGDRVGIWAPNTYEWYLTQMAAASAGLVLVNINPAYRPNELEYCLNKVSVKAIICADKFKTSDYYKMLCDLAPELPTSAKDDLKISRLPFLKKVIICSERYFSGTYKFGDVLEAGDSSHLKTLHNISSKIKVDDPFNIQFTSGTTGLPKAAILTHHMVVNNAFSIGKRSEYDKMAHRVCVPVPLYHCFGCVAGTLGGLHFGATCVMPSEGFDPEACIQTIQDERITSCYGTPTMFVDILNAQHKKPRDVSSLSTGVMAGAPCPQELVTALMNDLNMKDFLVMYGMTETSPVTFQCYPSDPPELRSSTIGYPTDHIEVKVADEDGQVVPVGESGELCIRGYCNFLGYWEDPEKTAEIMGVDRWLKTGDLAVLQPDGYCRIIGRIKDMIIRGGENIYPAEVENFLLSHPSIIEAQVFGVPDARMGEEVAAWIRRGDDAQLDETILREWCKGKIAHYKIPRYILFKEELPRTVTGKIQKFVMRDATVKELGLDVPPPVQ; encoded by the exons ATGGTGCTGCGGGCGGTGAGCACCGGGCTACACAGGCTGTCTGCCACACCTAAATACCTCCCTTCACTCAAGTCATGCACGAG ACAGAAAAGCAGTGGTGGAGGCCTGAGGTTGAGCTACGTGTCACACCCAGGACAATGGCCACTGATGGCCATGTCGGTGGGCCAGCTGGTGGAGCGCGCCCACGACCAGTTCGGTGACCGGGAAGCCGTTGTGTCCATTCACCAAGATAAGAGGAGGACATTTTCACAAATTAAACAAGAG ATGGAGCGGCTAGCAGCTGGTCTACTAGCCGTGGGTCTTGATCGTGGGGACCGTGTGGGTATCTGGGCACCCAACACATACGAGTGGTACCTGACACAGATGGCTGCTGCCTCGGCTGGTCTGGTGCTG GTTAATATCAACCCAGCCTACCGCCCTAATGAGCTGGAGTATTGCCTCAACAAGGTTTCTGTCAAGGCCATTATCTGTGCAGATAAATTCAAAACATCAGA TTATTATAAGATGCTGTGTGATCTTGCTCCAGAGTTACCAACTTCCGCCAAAGACGACCTCAAAATATCCAGACTGCCTTTCTTGAAGAAAGTGATCATCTGCTCCGAGAGATACTTCAG CGGAACCTACAAGTTTGGAGATGTACTGGAGGCTGGTGACAGTTCACACTTGAAGACTCTCCACAACATATCTTCCAAGATCAAGGTCGACGACCCGTTCAACATTCAGTTCACTTCG GGGACGACGGGGCTGCCCAAGGCCGCCATCCTCACTCACCACATGGTCGTCAACAACGCATTTTCAATTGGCAAACGTTCGGAATATGACAAGATG GCCCACCGCGTATGTGTACCTGTGCCACTGTACCACTGCTTCGGCTGTGTGGCCGGTACACTGGGGGGGCTCCATTTCGGCGCCACCTGCGTCATGCCCAGTGAAGGCTTTGACCCCGAGGCTTGTATTCAGACCATTCAGGATGAGAG GATCACGTCTTGCTATGGCACCCCGACCATGTTCGTTGACATCCTCAACGCTCAACACAAGAAGCCCCGAGACGTAAGCTCCTTATCGACCGGAGTAATGGCAGGAGCGCCGTGTCCTCAGGAACTGGTGACGGCTCTCATGAATGATCTCAATATGAAGGACTTTTTG GTGATGTACGGCATGACGGAAACCAGCCCCGTCACCTTCCAGTGCTACCCGTCAGACCCGCCGGAGTTGAGGTCCTCTACGATTGGTTACCCCACGGACCACATCGAG GTGAAGGTAGCTGACGAAGATGGCCAGGTAGTCCCAGTGGGAGAGTCCGGGGAGCTCTGCATCAGAGGCTACTGTAATTTCTTAGGCTACTGGGAAGACCCGGAGAAAACCGCCGAGATCATGGGTGTTGACAGATGGCTCAAAACCGG GGATCTGGCCGTTCTTCAACCGGACGGTTACTGTCGCATCATCGGCCGCATCAAGGACATGATCATTCGCGGGGGAGAGAACATCTACCCGGCGGAGGTGGAGAACTTCCTCTTGAGTCACCCCTCCATTATTGAGGCTCAG GTGTTTGGTGTTCCGGACGCCAGGATGGGGGAAGAGGTGGCTGCTTGGATCCGCAGAGGTGACGATGCTCAGCTAGATGAAACTATTCTCAGAGAATGGTGCAAAGGCAAG ATTGCTCACTACAAGATACCTCGCTATATCCTGTTCAAGGAGGAGCTGCCGAGGACTGTGACCGGCAAGATCCAGAAGTTTGTGATGAGAGACGCGACAGTGAAGGAACTAGGACTCGACGTCCCGCCACCGGTGCAGTAA